DNA sequence from the Paenibacillus azoreducens genome:
AGGGTTGACACCTGTATTCTTGAACGAATATAATAAGATCAACTCAAACATATGAATAATTGCTCATATGTTTGTAATATTAAATTGTTTCCTTCTAACTGTAAAGAGAGGAATGGGAAGACGGGAATGGGAACATTAAAAAAGCAGAATGATTATGTTATTTAATTTGCAAAAGGAGAGGATACCGGATGTCTGGACACAATCACGATCACGGTCATGATCATGGACACAACCATGTTCATACCAACAATAAAAAAGTACTCCTGATTTCATTCATTATTATAACGGCGTACATGATTATCGAAGCGGTTGGAGGAGTGCTTACCAACAGCCTGGCCCTGCTGTCCGATGCGGGTCATATGTTGTCCGATTCCATCGCTTTAGGGGTTGCTTTGCTCGCATTCACATTTGGAACAAAAGCTGTGAACACAGGGAAAACGTACGGCTACAGGCGATTTGAAATTTTAGCCGCGGCCCTTAACGGCATCACGCTGATCGGGATTTCCATCTATATTTTTTATGAAGCGATTGAACGTTTCACGAATCCGCCGGAAGTGGCTACATCAGGCATGTTAATTATCAGTACCATCGGGTTGCTTATTAATGTGTTTGTCGCATGGCTTATGATGAGGGGAAGCGATACAAAGAATAATCTCAATATGCGCGGCGCCTATTTGCACGTGCTCAGCGATATGTTGGGGTCTATCGGCGCTATTACCGCAGCTCTGTTGATGATGTTCTTTGGCTGGGGCTGGGCAGATCCGCTAGCAAGCGTCATTGTCGCGGCACTTGTATTGCGCAGCGGTTATTTTGTCACCAAAACGTCCTTGCACGTCTTAATGGAAGGGGCGCCGAAAAATGTTGATTTGAATGAAATTGTCGATTCGATTCGACGGGTGGACGGCGTTAAGGGAGTCCATGATGTGCACATTTGGTCCATTACAAGCAGCATGAACGCTCTTACTGCTCATATTGTCGTCGGCGGAGACAAGACGGTTTATGAAACCGAAGCGATTCTCAAAAAAATCGAACATATGCTGGAACACAAAGAAATCTGGCACGCGACATTGCAAGTCGAATCCGAACGGCATGCCCACGATAACTCGCTTTTATGCACCGCCAAAGCCAATGCGCCGGATGCGCATGCCCATCATCACCATTGATTATGGACGGAAGCGGCAAGTGCTGACACTGCAGACCAACGCAAGCGGCCCCAATCCTCCACTTTTCGGGGATGGGGCCGTTCAGCTTTACATGTTCCCCTCCTCCCTTTCCAATATCGTTCTTAATATGGGCCTATGAATAATAAGCTAGCCATCTGCCAGTGACAGGACGAAACCGGATATCGCATCCGCGGTGGCAAGTGGTGATCCTTTTTATGTTCTTTGACCAACCAAATCGCATGTGACTCAGGGCATCATTTTCTTGACAGATAAATACAAATCATGCTTTAATATGAATGAACCAAAAAAATATTCATTCATACGAGGTTGGTTAACAAATGGATAAAAAAAAGATCATCTTTAATTGCGGTTGGGAATTATTCCACTCCAAAGGATTCAAAGATACGAATATTTCAGATATTGCAAAAATGGCGGGAATAGCGGTAGGTACTTTTTATAACTACTATTCCTCGAAGGAGCAATTGTTCTTTGAAATTTATATTAAAGAAAACGAGAAATTGAAGAAGCATATTTTCGAATCCCTTGACATGAATCAAGATCCCATAACAATTGTGAGACAAATAGTTGAGCAGAACATCAGTACCGTGAACTCAAATAAAATACTGAAGGAATGGTATAACCGGGATCTCTTCCGGGAACTGGAACACTACTATGAAGAAGTCAAAGGGAATGATGATTCCATTCGCGGCTTATATACTGGATTAATAAAAAAATGGAGAGCCGAAGGTAAAATAAGAAATGATATTGATGACGACCTTTTAACTGCTTTTTTTGACTCGTTAACATATATCGATTCACATAAGGAGGAAATTGGGATTCGGCATTTTCCACAATTGATACAGTATT
Encoded proteins:
- a CDS encoding cation diffusion facilitator family transporter, with the protein product MSGHNHDHGHDHGHNHVHTNNKKVLLISFIIITAYMIIEAVGGVLTNSLALLSDAGHMLSDSIALGVALLAFTFGTKAVNTGKTYGYRRFEILAAALNGITLIGISIYIFYEAIERFTNPPEVATSGMLIISTIGLLINVFVAWLMMRGSDTKNNLNMRGAYLHVLSDMLGSIGAITAALLMMFFGWGWADPLASVIVAALVLRSGYFVTKTSLHVLMEGAPKNVDLNEIVDSIRRVDGVKGVHDVHIWSITSSMNALTAHIVVGGDKTVYETEAILKKIEHMLEHKEIWHATLQVESERHAHDNSLLCTAKANAPDAHAHHHH
- a CDS encoding TetR/AcrR family transcriptional regulator; its protein translation is MDKKKIIFNCGWELFHSKGFKDTNISDIAKMAGIAVGTFYNYYSSKEQLFFEIYIKENEKLKKHIFESLDMNQDPITIVRQIVEQNISTVNSNKILKEWYNRDLFRELEHYYEEVKGNDDSIRGLYTGLIKKWRAEGKIRNDIDDDLLTAFFDSLTYIDSHKEEIGIRHFPQLIQYLAEFIMKGLTDSQK